Proteins co-encoded in one Montipora capricornis isolate CH-2021 chromosome 12, ASM3666992v2, whole genome shotgun sequence genomic window:
- the LOC138025687 gene encoding uncharacterized protein has translation MAVTREEIKNLLKEAIEPLERKLDNLNNGFQELKRLVDFVNDKYDDILAQLKQANEKIQRQGTSLRQIRKDLDDARKEAQDAMNGFENLAEYLRRDCLEISGVPPSESYTCNQLVMAVGQTIGVQVKEEDISTSHPLPTFREDAPPKIIVKFTRRDTSKLLSIHSLLILPALVFICFWRVCCQESTEKHQHCV, from the exons ATGGCTGTTACTCGAGAAGAGATTAAGAACCTTTTGAAAGAAGCAATAGAACCCTTAGAACGAAAGTTAGACAACCTGAACAACGGTTTTCAAGAGTTAAAGCGTTTAGTTGATTTTGTAAATGACAAATATGATGATATACTTGCACAGttgaaacaagcaaatgagaagaTTCAAAGACAGGGAACGAGCCTGAGGCAGATACGGAAAGATCTAGACGATGCAAGAAAGGAGGCACAAGATGCAATGAATGGCTTTGAAAACCTGGCGGAATATCTAAGGAGAGATTGCCTTGAAATTTCGGGCGTCCCACCGAGTGAGAGTTACACGTGTAATCAGCTTGTAATGGCGGTTGGGCAAACCATCGGTGTACAAGTGAAGGAGGAAGATATATCGACCTCTCACCCATTGCCAACTTTTAGAGAAGATGCTCCACCAAAGATAATAGTCAAGTTTACGAGAAGGGACACGAG caaGTTGTTGTCGATTCATTCTCTTTTAATACTTCCGGCTTTagtctttatttgtttttggcgTGTTTGTTGTCAGGAGTCAACAGAGAAACATCAGCATTGCGTTTAA